In Crinalium epipsammum PCC 9333, the genomic window TTGCTAGATCAGGAAATGCTCGCACTTAACATTTTTAAACAAAAAAGTTACTAATAACCATAGAAAATTAATCCCCTAGAAGGTATTCTAGTTTAATTATTTGGGTAAAACCTCAACTAATTAAATAAAACCTTTTTATTCAGGCTGAATATGACATATTGTCTCAGAATTGCAGATATACCAGCCACTGAGCGACCCCGCGAACGATTATTATCTTTAGGACAAAAAAATCTTGCCACTGCTGAACTAATTGCAATTTTATTAGGCACAGGTCAAGGACCAGGAAAACTTTCTGCTGTAGGGTTGGGACAACATATTCTACAGCAACTCAGCCAACATCAGCGCGACCCGCTAGAGTACTTGCGAGATATTAGCGCCCAAGAATTGATGAATATCCCTGGAGTAGGACCTGCCAAAGCCACAACTATTTTAGCTGCCGTAGAACTAGGTAAACGCGCATTTCAATCTCGTCCCTCAGAACGCACAATTATAGACAGTCCTGGCGCTGGTGCGGCGGCGTTAAGTCACGATTTAATGTGGCAAGCACAAGAGCGATTTGCAGTGTTACTTTTAGACGTTAAAAATAAGCTAATTGGTACTCAAGTTATTACCATTGGGACAGCAACGGAAACCTTAGCGCCTCCCCGTGAAATTTTTAGGGAAGTCTTACGCCAAGGAGCCACAAAAGTTATAGTTGCTCACAATCATCCTTCTGGTAGTCTTGAACCTAGTAATGAAGATATAAATTTAACTCGCCAGTTATTAACAGGAGCGCAATTTTTAGGTATTCCGCTATTAGATCATTTAATTTTAGGTAATGGCGACTACCTGAGTTTGCGACAAACTACAGCCTTATGGGATGAATATCCTCAAAGAGATTAATCTTGCACAAAGAATGATCTGTATTAAGTAGGTGGGCAGATTTCTGATTTCACATTTATGCTGGAATAAGCATAAAAGTAAAAAATTACAATAGTTGCTATGGCTGGTTTAAGTGAT contains:
- the radC gene encoding RadC family protein, whose product is MTYCLRIADIPATERPRERLLSLGQKNLATAELIAILLGTGQGPGKLSAVGLGQHILQQLSQHQRDPLEYLRDISAQELMNIPGVGPAKATTILAAVELGKRAFQSRPSERTIIDSPGAGAAALSHDLMWQAQERFAVLLLDVKNKLIGTQVITIGTATETLAPPREIFREVLRQGATKVIVAHNHPSGSLEPSNEDINLTRQLLTGAQFLGIPLLDHLILGNGDYLSLRQTTALWDEYPQRD